CATTAAAAAACAGGTTTCTTCAAATTGTAAAAGTACAAAATTTGAGTTATTAGTGGCGTTTTTATGGAAATGCCGTACCATTGCTCTTGATTTGCCCCTTGAAGAAATTGTTCGTTTGACATTACTTATGAATATACGTGGAAAGTCACTCAAATTTGAACTGCCACCTGGATATTATGGGAATGCATTCATTACTCCAGCTGTAATATCAAAAGCAGGATTACTATGTTCAAATCCACTGACATATGCAGTTGAATTGGTTAAGAAATTTAAAGATCATTTAAATGAAGAGTATGTTAAATCAATGACAGATCTAATGGTGATTAAAGGGCGACcagaaataaccaaatcttggAATTTTATTATCTCAGATAATAGATATGCtggatttgatgaatttgattttgGATGGGGAAACCCCATTTTTGGAGGGGTTCCAAAAGCTACATCTTTCATTAGTTTTGGTGTGTCTGTTAAAAATGACAAGGGAGAAAAAGGTGTTTTGATAGCTATAAGTTTGCCTCCTCTAGCCATGAAAAAACTTCAAGATATCTACAAGATGACTTTCACAAATATTGAATAAGTCAGCATAAATTCAAAGATGCAAGGCTTTTTCTGCCTTTGCACCTCATCAATGCTGTTTTGGGAGTGATTAAATCAGAATTATGGAGCTTGTACTATATGTTCCATCCTTTTtcctatttcaatttatgtgaccctgtttgaaaaaataaactctttctttgtttctcttcaatttgcaGACAAACATAGTACAAATGGTGACTTAGTGTgtaattttatgtataaatcAACTGAATTCCATTTACAATTTACATAAATTGACACACATATTTGGATAAGTACAAGGAAAAAGTCTTGAAGTAAATAAAAATCCTCTTCATTTCAAGCAAAGATTCTATGATGACTTAAGATTCGACATTGTTGATTTCTCCTGAAAATAGAAACAAGAATGCAAAACAAGTTAGTGAGAGTTACATGGATCTATTAGAGCTCAGAAAACTTAAACATTGTGTATATCAATGTATTTAGTAAGATTCATCACTATAAACAAATAAAACGTTTGCATTGGAGGAATCTTAGTAGCTTAGTTGGTTGGTTATCTGAACTTTCACCTTGTTAGTGAGTTCGAGTCCCCATCTTATAATCCCCTACCCCAAAAAAAGATAGATAGTAATTAcctaaagaaaaaaactaaaaaacatattgaagactgCACAGAGGCATCTAACCAAGAATTTTAACTGCTTTTCTGATCACTGTGAATGAAACAGTTTGATTAAGAAATGACAGTGAAGATATACTATATTACCTTATTCCATGATCACAAATAAAACGGATTTGGGTTTCGATCTACATATGTTGCTCGTACTCTTCAAAAATGCCGATGGTTGTATGTCAATTCCTCCAAAAAGTAGTGTGTTTTTTAAGGATCCGACACAAGTGCAACGGCATTTTTGGAGAACACAAGCAACTTAGGTTTTGATACTTCTAAGAATCAAATATTCTTCAACATTACTTCAaacatatttagtatatttGCTTCATATAAGTTAACCAAGCCAAAAGAAAATGGGGGTGGGGATTGAATATCTAGAAAACAATACCATGCATGCATTTGATGAAGTAGTCCAGTTCCGAGAAACATATTGCACTCTGAACCAACGGCGATGGTTGTTGAAATGCAAAAAAAGAGAAACGGTGACGATCAGGATCATTTCTAGGCTTTGCAGTCTCAACCAGCCTCATAAATCCTTCTCTATCATAACATGGAAATGCATTATGACCAGCAACAttaatctccttatcccatgcTGAATTCATGATCTGCAGAAACAGAAAAGTGTTTAAGacgcaagaaaagaaaaaatgaaccCGTGCTTCACTGCTCTCTGAGTGATATGCCCCAAAGGGTGTATCTACGAATCAAACTTCTTTTATTTGCCTCTTTAAGAGAGTTCTCGGAGGAGTGTTAAAGAGGCCAATAACCTGCCAACTCAAGCCTTCTGGATCTGCCAACGCGTCATCAGTTTCTGGAACCTGAAGCCCTGAGCTTACAAACTTTATTGTTACAGAGTGCTTTTTGAGAACTTCAAACACTGGAGAATAGCCATCCTGGTTCGTTGGGTTGTAATATCCAGCTGTGAGCTCTGCAGCATGGCTGCTCGTTCTGTACCACCAATAAATTGCTGGAATCTgcagaaaaaagagaaatgtaATTCACCAGGAAAAAGTATGCCCCTATCCAAGTTCTTCATTAAGATACTGTCAATCTTTTAGACGAACATTTTCACCTATTCAACTAACCTAGAACACCATCAATGTGCACCAGCTAAATCAATTTGAATAGCAACAAATAACTCAAAGGAAATATGTTACAAGTGCAgtctttcattattttatcaTGCTCATTTTTCCTGAATGCTTTGTAACACTTCCTCTATTATCTGTTATGTCTTCTTTACTTCCGTAAATTTTTTTGGTGTGTTACTTGAGCCAAGGGTCTTTTAGAAACAGCATATCTACCTCCAAGAGGTAGGGCCGTAGGGGTAAGTccgcgtacactctaccctccccagacctgacatgtgggattacactggataGGTTGTTGTACTCTCCCCCGACCCGAACCAGAAGGTATTATCAATTCCACTTCATGAAGGCAAATCCAATTTATATTTGACCAAAAAcatcttaaatattttgaactacAATAATTTTGCTacttttagtattattttttagttttcaaatctcaaattttttaattcaaaaagaTAGAATTTAGAGATTGCATTTCAAAAACTGGTCAAATTGATCCAAAATAAAGAAAGGCTCTTGAGTTTGGAAGCCAAGAGCATAAACTACCAATTTTGAATTATTGGAGATGAAAAGAATaaaagttaagaaatagaaaaaaaaaaaccgaaacAGGAGTCAGAAAGTATGACGAGCTGATTTAGACCCATATGTTTACCTTCACGACAATTTGTATCCCCTCAAATGCAAGAGTTGCCAGGGTGAGAACGCTATCAGCATGATCTATTAAGACCTGTCTATACCAATGGAGGAAAAATCTCCCATAGTAGCTATCATAATCACCTCGCTCACAGAAGAATCCAGTTTCATGTGGCTTAGAATTGTAATAACCAGCATTATCAGGTCCCTTGGCCCAGAAAGAGTGTCCCCTTGATGTTGCAGCTTTTCGAAGATTCTGCAGAGAATATTTATCATAGCACTGAAACAGGAAAAGTTGAAGCCAATTAGAGGGGGAgacaatcaaatcaaataaaaagggTTTTAAATTCATGTTCAGGACACCACTATAATAGTTAtctagtttaaatttttaaaaggaaaCAAGCTATTAATCTGTATACAAAAATACCAATGTGATACACAATTGAAAAAAGTTATCATCATATTCATAAGATAATTGCTACATCATATTCAAGCCTTTTGTATTTCCCATCCCAACATTATAGACATGTCTACTTAGTAGTCACTTCTTTCCTTTCAACTTTCCTGTATCTTATTATAACAGCTTTGTTAGTAATGCCCTGTGACTTAGCTCTAGATATTAGGTGCTGATGAGGAATCACAGAAAATCTCTATGTAATGTTTTTTACTGTTTGTTTCGCCTCCTTAAAAAGGCTACGCGTTAGTTAGGTACAGTTCTGTAGGATATTTCTTTGGCTACAAATATTACAATCTAAGATAGATAGAATTGATAGTCCCTATCACTTATATGCAACAGGTTGACTCAAGATGGATAACTATATCATAGAAACCATTACATCATATGAAATTTCTCCttacaaaccaaaaaaaataactacATAAAAACTATCCACTTAGGTTAAATGAAGAACTAAACAATGTCAGACTACGCATTTTCAGGTACACCAAGGTTATCAAACAGACTCAGGGAACAAGATAAGATTGTTTTCTAAAACTATAGTCGGTGAAGACCAAGTAATATGACCAAATCACGTAACTATTCATACATCATAGCCTTCCTATAACAGATACCTGAAACTCACCAATACCAGGATACCTCCATCCCATCCTTTCAGAAAAAGAAGGGTACTTTAGCTCCCCAGAAGCTCCAAGTCCAATTTCAATAGCAGAAATTAGACCATCAGTGAACAAGTCATCAAATTCAGTGCGGAAGCTTCTCATCAAATCAAAGTAAACCTGCAATTTTGGATTTCAAACTAGTGATCAAAATAACTAATATTTAGTTCCAATTTAGACTATTacaactttatttctttttagttttcacTTTTGTCTCAGCATCAGCGAAGGCAATCAAACGGAGAAAACACTCTTTTATGTAGGAAATGATATATCAATCAGACTTCTATTTTTACAAGAGCTGTCAGACTTCTATTTACAAGAGCCACATTACCTTTCACTTCAAAAACTAATCTTGTGGAAAGTTCCTCGGAAATACAAATTATTCATTATCCAGTTGACAATACAATTTACATGATTGGATGATATGTATTAGAGAGATATTCCCTTCAAAGAATCAGGGAACGTTAGCTTTTCTCATTTGAAaggaataaaaggaaaaattaataCCTCGATGGCAGTTCTACCTCTTAATACTCGTTCTTTGTCGATGCCCCAGGATAGGCATTCAGTGTTCCTTCTTCCTTGACGATCTGTGAAGAATATATCCTGATTGTCTTTGCCTATCTCCAGAACCCACTGAGGAAGGGATATGAACATGCCACTGGTATCACTTCCTCCATTTTCATGAAATGCCATTACAACCTTTGtggataaaagaaaaaattacatatcTATTAATGGGAATCCGCTCATAAATAGCCTAAACAAGCTCAAGAAATGTCTTAATGCAAACATAAAATGGGAACATATATCAATTGCCGCTTTCTTCTGGTTGGGTTACTTTCCCCTCAAGGAGTGAGGGGAATAATATTCCAGAATATAGATGTAATGAGGCATCGTAAGAATGAATTGTTTGTAAGACACTGAAATGACTAAAGCAGGAAAGGCCAGGGTTCTTTCCACCAAAGGTTGACTAGTTTAAGACTTGTTAGAAATTTGACGAATCAATGAGTATAATATAAACAAAGAGCGGTTTAAGACCTGCAGTTTCATATTGAAATCACggattattttgaacaattctCTGTAGCCAGACCACTCATATTTTTGAGGTACCCAACTTTCAACGATGCCCCACCAGCAATTTACCACAACACCATCGATTTTTAAGGACTTAAGCTGTTGCAACTCCTGTTTAACACCATCAGGATCCATCAACTGGCAGAAATTGTTGATTACACCACTCTGCCACAAACAAAGCCATGATCTAAGTATGGATAATTAGAATGAAAATGGAATGTGTATAGATGTGATGCCAACTGTTTCCTTATGTTTTATTTTGAATGGTGAATATGGaaagacaattaaaaatgaGAGAGAAATCTGAAAGCTTGGCCTCCTCCTTTTACATGTAAtgaggaacaaaaatatattaaggaaAAAGCTGCTTACAGAAAGCATAACAAAAACAGGGACGTATTGAGTCTCTGCAAAACTATTTCCATGCTCCCCACAGTGAAGTTCTTGCATGAGCTGCAACAAATAACTTGTTAGATATCCTCCGACGGGAGAACAAATGTATCCAGTATACCAACCTTCAAATAAAAATAGCTTACAAATATACAAGCAACCATGTTGTATCAAGAACAACTTAGTCTGATCTCTGCTGCTGAGATAAAATCATACTACTAGGGTCTTTGAAGCATGAAGAGTTGAACTCAAAATAAACTTCCAAAATGAATGTGAGATATTGAAAGAAGAAAGTCAACATTAAGATCTTCCATTGTTGTTGGGGAAAAGTCAAAACCACTCAAATAAATATGTCGGAAGTGGAACAAGGAATTACTACGTCAACTATGTCATCTCATACGCAGCGTAAGTAGCATGAACACAGACacagagaaaatattttttgagaatttgaggaCATGACACAAACAAGAAAAGGCATTACATCTTCATATATGACTTCATATGTAGCTTCAATCtagccaaaaaaaaatcaaaaagaaaacatGAGCTGCAGACCCAACATTAATTTCACAGGTTCCTGCATTATATTTAAGTCAGTCAACATCAGTTATAAATAGAGAGACAGAGAGAGAAAGAGGGTGAAAAGAGAATGCATCTAAAATCCTCCAAAAGACAAAAAGAACATAAAACCTGATAATAAACAACTCAAATATAGTAGCAAGTCTCCGCCTCCCCTCTGATTTGGAAAATGGACAATTTGTATCTTCATAAGTTCTCATTTATGCTAAAACAATTCAATTAGTTGTATTAACAGTGCTACATTGCAGTCTAATGAAAAGATGGGAAACGTTTAAGATGGTGGAATACATCATGATAAATAATAAACCCCAAAGCCACGTTGAACATTACTTTTAACGTACATCATCCTCAGCTTATAAGAACTTGATTTACCTGGCCTGCCTCTAAACATCCTGTAGAATTCATTGGACTGGTACTTGTGAATTTATCAACCTTCGTATCACTTTCTGTGACCACAATAGAATCAAAAGATGCAGGCGATAAACTCTCATTGATCCTTGGAACTGATGGCTGACCGTCCACAGATGCTCTGGTTGAGCAATTTCTAAAGGAACTGCCCGAAACTGGGCTCTCAACAGACATCACCTGATAAGTCCCCTATGAAATTTATTCAGTGGTAGTGATAATTAAGACATCATTTTGTTGGCAGTTTAATGTTTAAACAGAATATCAAGAAGATCAAATGCCAATGAGACAAGATGTTATCTTTGCAGCAGCAGATGCAGTGAAAACAAAATAACTCCAAGATAAAATATGAATTGGTATGTATTATTTCAAAGCAGTGTATTTTCAGAAAACGTCTTTAAAAAGACCATATAAACATAGATTCAGGACTTCAGAATCTTCCAAACACATTGACTGATTGAAGGTAACATGCCTAACAATGAAATGTACAATCTCAAGAAAAAGTGTAATATCTGTTAGTAATAAATGGTAATAACAAACGTGTTTGGTtgttgtattttcatttttattctgtACATtctacaaaagaaaataatgatctCCTCAATTATTACATTAAGTTACAGTTAGAGCACCACATACACCAAACTATCTAGGTACATCATTTATACTTTGTACgttgttttttctttgttttattttgttttatttttttgatagcATATACTTTGTAAGTTTCTTTtctaattattaaaagaaactTCAGTTCTCTTTTCATCATCCAGCAAACTACACCATAGATCATTCCTTTGGTCGAGTATAGTTCAAGATGGCAACTGGTCAAAATCATCCAACATTTTCTCTATTAAATTAGATACATTTAACTGTTTACTTTTTTCCAGTAAATTCAATATCTTCTACGGCGTAAATATTAGTAAGCTAGGAAAGACTTCACATTCAATATACTCAAGGGTAAATTCTGCTTAACCCATTAACCTTTTGGGTTTGGTGAACAGTACTTTAAAAGGTTTGGGGAACAGTACTTCCTTCGGATTAGAAAGCACAAAGAATCTCATTAAACTCAGAGtcaaggagaaaaataaaagtcatTCACCAGAATGCCAGAAGGACAAAATGTACTGAGATCTCTCACAACTCACAAGACCAAGAAATATGGAAGAACGACCTAAAACTAAAACCTTGTCCGCAATGTTGACAAGCTaaagtaaaattttcaaaattgcaAAGAGTAACACCTTCGAAAGAAGGGTCAAGgtataataaattttgaaattctaggAAAAAATCGCACAAAGCGATAAAAGCCAAAGGCATGAATATCAATCTAAATTAATActattgcataatttttttctgttttacgACAACAACCAAGTGGGATAtggggagggtggtgtgtacgCAACCTTCCTCCCACCTTATCCCGAATATATTCGTTCCTAATCATATCTCTCCTACTCTGCCCACATatcaatctcaacatcctcatttcCGCTACTTTTATCTTCTAGACGTGTGAGTTATTGACAAGCCAACACTCCACCTCATACAACATAGTTGATCTAAGAACCACTTTACAAACCATCTCATACAACATAGTTGATCTAAGAACCACTTTATAAAACATACTTTTAAGTCTTCATGAACATTCTTATCACATACGACATCGGATGCAAGCTTCCATTTCATCCACCTCAGTCCAATACGACATGTAACATCATCGTCAATCTTCTCATTTCCTTGTATTTATTgacccaagatacttgaaacttgaagatGACTTGTGTATCAAACCTCACTTACACATCTACCTCATGAGTTAAGTCACTAAACTTGCACTTCAATTATTGTCTTAGTCTTGCTCAAACTGAACCCATTAGACTCCAGGGTATGTCTCCAAACCTCTGACCAATCGTCAACACAAAAGACATCAATCTATGATGTCTTTTTATAAGAGCGGTGTCCAGCTATTTTGCGTGTTCTTCGACTATTCCACCAAATACCTATTATCTCCCCCTGCACAAGTTCTGGTAACTCTCTCCCACCAACGCTTAGGCGGATAGCAAGAAATCACCTAACATCTCATCTCTGCAAAAATttgaacccccccccccccatctcCCAGAGTTTTACCCACTTTGTTGAAACCTAAGCTACACCACTTGGGTCAAAGGGGTTCTCTATCCCATTGAACAGGTAAAAGGGGTACAATTTAATGGATTAAGTGTAATTCACTCTATGCTTCAATAACTAATACTTTTTTCTATCTCTCAAATTGGTTTCAGAAAGTGCATTGCATATAACACTCAAATTATCAAAGGTAAACTGTAAAGACTCAAACTTTGGCAAAAGAACATCAAGTAAAAATCCATTCAGTAGTAAATGTGAAAGTTGACACATAAATTAGAACGAAGGGAGTAATTTCAGTAAATATGAACTCACCATATTTGAAGCATTAGTCGGAGCAGGAGCAGGAGCAGGAGATTGTCTAAAGGTGGTACCATCAGGCTCAACAGTCCAACCGGCTTGCCGAGCAAGTGCAGCAAGGACATCATTCATATCAGCACGAACAGGAAGTGGAAAATTCCCGTACTGACGAAGTCCAGCAAGCATTCGGCTCGTAATTGCTCGCCGGTGACGTTCTCGTAGCTTCGTTCGTTCCTTCtccttctctctctcttttctgcTCTTATTTATGGTTCCGGCGCCAGCAGCGGCGGCGCTTGTGGCGGCGAAGCCGCGGGGACGGCGAGGTTGGGGATGGGATTGGGGCTGAAGAGGGTGATTCGGGTTTGGATCATCATTCGGGTTGGGAAATTGGGGATCCGGATCTTGGGTATTCGAAATGTGGTGATGGGGATGAGGATTGCTCATTGTTGCATGTCTTCTTCAATTTCCTCTATACTCTTTTATAGTTCCAAATTTTAGGGCTTCTGCGAAAAGTCTAATcgaattgaattaatttaaattgaaCTAAATTAAGTGAAAAATAATTGGTAAAAATCGATCAATATATATATTCGTAATCTAGGTGTTTGTTTGTTTGAgtgtttttagttttgtttaattatcattaaaatattttggtatatcacaacttaattatatatatttttttttcattcttttgttAAAGAGCAAGTGATTCGGTAGCGTTATGTTGTAATATAGTTAACCTTAACGTATTTTTGaagatatattttataattgagAAAACGACAATATCTAAATAAATCAAAGTGGAAAATTGACTTTATTGGTTTAATTTGATTCCaacatttaaaaaatctatttagttgattagattttcttttttaaaaaaaccgaCTTACATCTAACCATGAAAACatctaatttcaattttgaatAGGGGCAAAATTGTGTTAAGTTGACTatcattctaaaattatttaattcttGATAAATATGAATTAGCATTTTTCTTATGAACAACTATCAAAATTATGTCATTTTTGGAATGGTCCTAATGCTTTCGtctgttaaattttttaaaaattgaaattgctCAAGAGTTTATATTATTAGGAAACTATTTTAAATctacttaaaacaaaataaatatttttaacattttctCCTTTccatattcaaaaattatatatatacatatgcaTCTTTGCAAGTGAAatttaatcttttaaaatatatttgaaaggccataataataaattaataatgatgTAGCAAGTCTTTCACATTGGATTTTGGGAGTATCAACATGGCGTTCGATAGGCAATGAAGTTACCTATAATATTGCAACATAATATGAATAGGGGAGTTTCAATATGAGTACTAGATATTAggtgagaaacaaagaaaactagATAAGTATAGTATTATTGGTAAATTCAGATTGAGTACAAAATATGtgtaattaaaatatacataCAGGGGCCGTTTAATACGCGAATTAAATTATTCTGagattataatttttagactAATATAATTTATTCCACATAAAATATGGAATAACTTACTAATCCCATGTTAGCAGGAATAAAGAGAATTATCTCAAAGATTAAGTCTGAAATAAACTTTATACTATGAGATAATGTATACGATAAATCAAATGCAATATTCATAGTGTAAATCAAATCAAAGCCTCTACAAAATACTCTTAAAGCATAAGTGCTTCATTTATCGATTATATATGATATACAAAATGTAACATAGATTCAAAACACATGAACTTGATAATACAATTCATGTGAGCATTATCATTCATATATTCATAATAGAAATTCATCTTTGAATCATAAACATGCATCACAACATaatcttttatcatatgatGATATGAATAATTTCCTTTAGGAAAATAAGttctttaaaaataagaaaaatgatttttttaaccaaagtagagaaaataagttatataaataacattcaagtttattatatttttccgactcaccccccacccccacacaATTCcgttt
This genomic stretch from Solanum stenotomum isolate F172 chromosome 10, ASM1918654v1, whole genome shotgun sequence harbors:
- the LOC125842019 gene encoding beta-amylase 8 isoform X2; this encodes MSNPHPHHHISNTQDPDPQFPNPNDDPNPNHPLQPQSHPQPRRPRGFAATSAAAAGAGTINKSRKEREKEKERTKLRERHRRAITSRMLAGLRQYGNFPLPVRADMNDVLAALARQAGWTVEPDGTTFRQSPAPAPAPTNASNMGTYQVMSVESPVSGSSFRNCSTRASVDGQPSVPRINESLSPASFDSIVVTESDTKVDKFTSTSPMNSTGCLEAGQLMQELHCGEHGNSFAETQYVPVFVMLSSGVINNFCQLMDPDGVKQELQQLKSLKIDGVVVNCWWGIVESWVPQKYEWSGYRELFKIIRDFNMKLQVVMAFHENGGSDTSGMFISLPQWVLEIGKDNQDIFFTDRQGRRNTECLSWGIDKERVLRGRTAIEVYFDLMRSFRTEFDDLFTDGLISAIEIGLGASGELKYPSFSERMGWRYPGIGEFQCYDKYSLQNLRKAATSRGHSFWAKGPDNAGYYNSKPHETGFFCERGDYDSYYGRFFLHWYRQVLIDHADSVLTLATLAFEGIQIVVKIPAIYWWYRTSSHAAELTAGYYNPTNQDGYSPVFEVLKKHSVTIKFVSSGLQVPETDDALADPEGLSWQIMNSAWDKEINVAGHNAFPCYDREGFMRLVETAKPRNDPDRHRFSFFAFQQPSPLVQSAICFSELDYFIKCMHGEINNVES
- the LOC125842019 gene encoding beta-amylase 8 isoform X3, yielding MSNPHPHHHISNTQDPDPQFPNPNDDPNPNHPLQPQSHPQPRRPRGFAATSAAAAGAGTINKSRKEREKEKERTKLRERHRRAITSRMLAGLRQYGNFPLPVRADMNDVLAALARQAGWTVEPDGTTFRQSPAPAPAPTNASNMVMSVESPVSGSSFRNCSTRASVDGQPSVPRINESLSPASFDSIVVTESDTKVDKFTSTSPMNSTGCLEAGQLMQELHCGEHGNSFAETQYVPVFVMLSQSGVINNFCQLMDPDGVKQELQQLKSLKIDGVVVNCWWGIVESWVPQKYEWSGYRELFKIIRDFNMKLQVVMAFHENGGSDTSGMFISLPQWVLEIGKDNQDIFFTDRQGRRNTECLSWGIDKERVLRGRTAIEVYFDLMRSFRTEFDDLFTDGLISAIEIGLGASGELKYPSFSERMGWRYPGIGEFQCYDKYSLQNLRKAATSRGHSFWAKGPDNAGYYNSKPHETGFFCERGDYDSYYGRFFLHWYRQVLIDHADSVLTLATLAFEGIQIVVKIPAIYWWYRTSSHAAELTAGYYNPTNQDGYSPVFEVLKKHSVTIKFVSSGLQVPETDDALADPEGLSWQIMNSAWDKEINVAGHNAFPCYDREGFMRLVETAKPRNDPDRHRFSFFAFQQPSPLVQSAICFSELDYFIKCMHGEINNVES
- the LOC125842019 gene encoding beta-amylase 8 isoform X1, whose amino-acid sequence is MSNPHPHHHISNTQDPDPQFPNPNDDPNPNHPLQPQSHPQPRRPRGFAATSAAAAGAGTINKSRKEREKEKERTKLRERHRRAITSRMLAGLRQYGNFPLPVRADMNDVLAALARQAGWTVEPDGTTFRQSPAPAPAPTNASNMGTYQVMSVESPVSGSSFRNCSTRASVDGQPSVPRINESLSPASFDSIVVTESDTKVDKFTSTSPMNSTGCLEAGQLMQELHCGEHGNSFAETQYVPVFVMLSQSGVINNFCQLMDPDGVKQELQQLKSLKIDGVVVNCWWGIVESWVPQKYEWSGYRELFKIIRDFNMKLQVVMAFHENGGSDTSGMFISLPQWVLEIGKDNQDIFFTDRQGRRNTECLSWGIDKERVLRGRTAIEVYFDLMRSFRTEFDDLFTDGLISAIEIGLGASGELKYPSFSERMGWRYPGIGEFQCYDKYSLQNLRKAATSRGHSFWAKGPDNAGYYNSKPHETGFFCERGDYDSYYGRFFLHWYRQVLIDHADSVLTLATLAFEGIQIVVKIPAIYWWYRTSSHAAELTAGYYNPTNQDGYSPVFEVLKKHSVTIKFVSSGLQVPETDDALADPEGLSWQIMNSAWDKEINVAGHNAFPCYDREGFMRLVETAKPRNDPDRHRFSFFAFQQPSPLVQSAICFSELDYFIKCMHGEINNVES
- the LOC125842019 gene encoding beta-amylase 8 isoform X4, with the translated sequence MSNPHPHHHISNTQDPDPQFPNPNDDPNPNHPLQPQSHPQPRRPRGFAATSAAAAGAGTINKSRKEREKEKERTKLRERHRRAITSRMLAGLRQYGNFPLPVRADMNDVLAALARQAGWTVEPDGTTFRQSPAPAPAPTNASNMVMSVESPVSGSSFRNCSTRASVDGQPSVPRINESLSPASFDSIVVTESDTKVDKFTSTSPMNSTGCLEAGQLMQELHCGEHGNSFAETQYVPVFVMLSSGVINNFCQLMDPDGVKQELQQLKSLKIDGVVVNCWWGIVESWVPQKYEWSGYRELFKIIRDFNMKLQVVMAFHENGGSDTSGMFISLPQWVLEIGKDNQDIFFTDRQGRRNTECLSWGIDKERVLRGRTAIEVYFDLMRSFRTEFDDLFTDGLISAIEIGLGASGELKYPSFSERMGWRYPGIGEFQCYDKYSLQNLRKAATSRGHSFWAKGPDNAGYYNSKPHETGFFCERGDYDSYYGRFFLHWYRQVLIDHADSVLTLATLAFEGIQIVVKIPAIYWWYRTSSHAAELTAGYYNPTNQDGYSPVFEVLKKHSVTIKFVSSGLQVPETDDALADPEGLSWQIMNSAWDKEINVAGHNAFPCYDREGFMRLVETAKPRNDPDRHRFSFFAFQQPSPLVQSAICFSELDYFIKCMHGEINNVES